ATATTTGTTACATTCCTCCCAAATTTGCCGGGCAAACCCTACCGGGGATGACTTTACACGTTCTGGAAAGCGTTGATTCCAGAGGGATTACTCTTCCTGTCCTGCCCAGCGGCGGAACCGGGTATATCAACGCCAACGAGGTCAAAGTCGGCAATGATATTACCTCTCATTTGGCCATCCGCCAGGCATTGAACATCGGGTTAAGCCGTCAGGGAATTATTGATGTGACCATGGACGGATACGGAAAGGCTGCCTATTCCATTGTGGACGGCACACCCTGGTTTAATGAAAAAACGGTCATTGAGGATGGCCGGGTTGAAGAGGCCAAACAGTTGCTGGCAGATGCCGGCTGGGCCGATACCAACAAGGATGGCATCGTCGAGAAGGACGGGCTGAAGGCAGAATTTGATTTATATTTTCCTTCCAGTGACCAGCTGCGCGGCGACATCGCCTTAGCTGTTGCCGATCAGGCCCTTAGCCTGGGTATTAAGATCAATCTCATTGGTGCTACCTGGGATGAAATATTTATCCAGGGCAAGGCCAATGCCTGCTTATGGGGAGGCGGGCGGCTTCACCCTCATCAATTGTATACCATGTATTCCTCGAAGGTACTTAATCACGGTTATAACAATATGACTCACTATATACATCCTGTAGTGGATGATCATCTGGATAAAGCCATGCATGCATCTACCCAGGAGGAAGCCAACAAGTACTGGAAACTGGCCCAATGGGATGGAAAAACCGGTTTCAGCCCCCTTGGTGACGTTCCCATCGTTTGGTTGGCCCGGGTGGACCATTTGTATCTTGTCAATGATAAGGTGAATATCGGCAACCAACTGATGCATTCCCATGGTTATGAATTTGGGCTGTTTGGCAATATTACGGAGTGGTCAATCAACCCATAAAGCCAATCAAGCTGAACGCTCTATCAGAACAGGTGCGTCTGAAACGCCTGCCCGAAGCATTGGCGTTTTGAACGCACCTGTTTGAATGGGGCCGCTACATAAACGGGAGGTGCTGTGTTCATGTCTCAAAAAATCCTCAGGCGCTTTCTGCGCATGATTACCCTGATGCTTGGCTTATCCATCCTGACCTTCTGGTTGATCCATTTGTCTCCGATTGATCCGGTCAATGCCTATGCGATCAGTGATACCTCGATGTCGCAGCAACAGCTGGAAAAGCTGAAGGAATACTGGGGGGTTAACAAATCTCCTGTGGAACAGTATTTTTCCTGGGCAGGGGCCCTGCTGCAGGGTGATTTTGGTATGTCCAAGCTGTATAGAGTCCCCGTTATCGACATTATTAAAAGCAGAGCCATGACATCCTTTGCGCTCATGGGAACAGCATGGCTCTTGTCCGGTGTTTTCGGCTATATACTGGGAGCGGTGGCCGCCATGAGAAGAGGGAAGCTGCTGGATCGCTTTATTAAATGGTACAGTTATATTCTAGTTTCCATACCCACTTTCTTGCTGGCTTTAATTTTACTGCTTGTATTTGCAGTTTGGTTAGGAATGTTTCCGATTGGCCTGACTAAACCTATTGGTTTAGCGGATGCCGATGTTACTTTGGTGGATCGCCTCCGCCATTTCATTCTCCCCGCCTTGACGTTAAGCCTTTTAGGGGTTGCCAATATCGCCATGCATACCCGGGAAAAAATGATCGATATCCTCAATACGGAATATGTTACCTTTGCCAGAGCACGGGGAGAAACAACCTGGCAAATTTTCAAAAACCATGGTTTCCGCAACTCCATTATTCCGGCTATTTCCATTCAGTTTGCCTATTTCAGTGAATTGTTCGGCGGTTCCGTTCTGGCGGAGCAGGTATTTGCCTATCCAGGGTTGGGCAGCACTCTGACCACCGCCGGCTTAAAAGGAGATCTTCCCCTGCTGCTGGGAATTATTTTAATCGCTTCCTTGTTTGTCTTTATTGGCAATTTTATTGCCGACATCTTAAATACCATTGTCGACCCGCGCATTAAAAGGGGGGAGTTAAGATGCTAGAGCAATTAGGAAGGAAAGAGGACGTTCTTCTTGATATGGGAAAAACAGGTAATGTGCGCAAAAAGATCATTTGGATGATTGGCTTTTCCGCCTGCCTGATCGGTTTGATCCTTATATTTAGCTTTATTTTAAGCAGCGATAATCTTCGCGTGAACAATACCAGCAAGAACCTTATGCCCAGCTTGCAACATTTGTTTGGCACGGATTGGCTGGGCCGGGATATGTTTACCCGAACCATGAAAGGGCTGCGGCTGTCCCTGGCCGTTGGCATATTTGCTACGGTGATCAGTGTTACTGTGGCCACCCTGCTCGGGACCGCCGCCGCCCTATTCGGCAAAAAAATAGATGAGCTGATTTCCTGGCTCATTGACCTCTTCATCGGTATGCCTCACCTGATCTTCATGATTCTAATCTGTTATATCGTGGGCGGGGGGATACGGGGCATTGTTATCGGCGTCGCCATGACCCACTGGACCTCACTGGCCAGGGTGGTGCGGGCTGAAGTGTTGCAGATAAAGAGTGCGGAATACATCCAACTATCCCAAAGTTATGGTAAGTCCGCCTGGTATATTGCCAGAAAACATGTCATGCCTTCTGTATTTCCGCAAATTATGATTGGCTCGTTCCTAATGTTTCCTCATGTCATCCTGCATGAGGCAGCCCTCACCTTTTTAGGCTTTGGGCTGTCACCCCAAACACCGGCTGTAGGGATTATTCTGTCCGAAGCCATGAGCCATCTTTCTACAGGCCAATGGTGGCTGATCCTGTTCCCGGGAATTCTGTTGATTCTTGTGGCCAAGAGCTTTGATAATATTGGCGAACAACTAAGGATCTTGCTGGACCCGACCAGCTCCAATGAATAGGAGGTAGGAATCATGCTTAAAGCAGCCCAACCTTTATTGAAAGTAGAAAATCTGTCCATTGGGTTTTCCCAATATTTTAGAGGAACTCAAAAACGTCTCATACAGCCCATTGCCAACCTTCATGTGGATATCGCTGAAGGGGAGATCGTCGCGGTTGTGGGGGCCAGCGGCTCAGGGAAAAGTTTGCTGGCCCATGCCGTTCTGGGAATTCTCCCTACCAATGCCATTTGCTCCGGTAGTATTATGTATCGTGGTGAAGAATTAACCAAAAGGCGCAAAGAAGAACTGAGGGGCCGGGAAATCTCCTTTATACCTCAGTCGGTTAATTATCTGGATCCCTTGATGCCGGTGGGCAAACAGGTCCAGATTGGCTTGGCTAAACAAAAAGCACAAGAAAGGCAGAACATGCTGTTTGCCCATTACGGCTTAAAAGAAAGCGACGGAAAGCTTTATCCCCATGAACTATCGGGAGGTATGCTGCGCAGGGTGCTGTTTGCTACCAGCGTCAGAGAGGGAGTAAAGCTGGTTATAGCTGATGAACCAACCCCCGGCATCCATCCCCAGGCTCTGGCGGAAATCCTTAAACAGCTGCAGCAGTTTGCCCGGGAAGGGGCCGGAGTGATGCTCATCACCCATGATATCATGTCCGCCCTTGAAATTGCCGATCGCGTTGCTGTGATTAAGGATGGACAAACTATAGAGATCTCCCCGGTATCTGCCTTTTCCGGAACGGGGGAACAGCTGCAAACAGACTATGCCAGAAAATTATGGCGGGCCTTACCACAAAATGATTTTGCCTGCCAGGAATTGAGGTGGGAAGCATAATGGCTTTGAGCGGAGAGAATCTGGGGGTTTGTTATCAAAAGGATCAGTGGATTTTTAAGAATATGAACATCAAGGTGCTACCCGGCCAAGTTCTTGGTTTATCCGGATACAGCGGTTGCGGGAAAACGACGTTGGCCAGGGTTTTAGCCGGATATATCCATCCCCAGACCGGCAGGGTAAGCGTGGATGCTCAGCCTTTGGCCCCAAAAGGCTTTCGCCCGGTCCAATTGATCTATCAGCACCCGGAAAAGGCCATCAATCCCCGTTGGAAAATGGAGGATGTCTTAACCGAAACCTATACCCCTTCCCAGGATATTTTGGATGCTTTCGGCATCCGGGAAGATTGGCGGAAGCGCTGGCCTATCGAGCTCTCCGGCGGAGAGTTGCAGCGTTTTTGTATTGTGCGTGCTTTGAACCCACAGACGCGATATATTATTGCCGATGAAATGACCACTATGCTGGACGCTATTACCCAGGCCAGGATTTGGCATGGTTTTCTCGATATTTGCCAAAGCAGAAAGATCGGCGTGATTGTGGTCAGCCATGAGATCAGTCTCCTCAACCGCCTGTGTGACAATGTCATTAAAGTTGGGAATACGTAGGAACAATCTTGGGATAGGGGTGCCTAGGAAAACTGAAGTGAAACAGAGGAGAAAATACGGACTATAGACAAGAGGATGGCTTAAAATTGGCCATCCTCTTGTTGCAGCACTTAGATAAGCGGGAAAGAAAGTTGAACTGTGAATACATGATCGTTTTGCCTATATATAAACCACCCCTGATGCAGGAGCATGATTTTTTGGCAATTATTTAAGCCCAGGCCTGTTTTGGGAGTAGGTTCCAGAGAATGCTGACCATGATTTTCAAAGACTAAAACCAACTCCCCGGAGTCAATGGTGCTATACAACCGGATCGGATGAGCAGGATCAGCATGCCTTTGCACATTGGAGAGCATATTGTCAAATATTCTCTGAATCATGCCTGGGTCCACCTTGATCGTTCTCTCAGGCAGCTCAATAGTGGAGGAAACAGTAAAGCCACTCTGTTCCATTAAATAGATATGCTCATGGATCATTTCTCTCAGTACTTCTTGAGCAGGGTAATGCTTTAAGTCAATCTCCTTATAATCGTTGGTGGATATAAAAAAGTAGTCAAACAGATGGTTAATCAAGTCTTTAATTTGCAGGGCCCGATTTTTGCATTTGCGAAGGAAAGGGCTTTCCCTGGCCGGGATATCTTCACCTTCCAGCACCTCCAGATAGCCGATTAATGCCGTAAGAGGGGTGCGGAGATCATGGGAGACACCGGCCATCAAGGTGTTGGTGGCCACTCGAACCCGTTCAGCGTAGTCTTCCCGTGCGATGAACGCTTTGCGCATTTCATCAATTTCCTGGGCCAGAGAGGCCAGTTCATCGTTGCCCTTGATGGTAATTGAGTAATGGAGATCGCCCCCTTCTAAAATCCTTATTTCCTTTTCCAAGGTATTGATATAGGACACCTTTTTATGGATGAAAAAGACCATGATGGTAATGAAACAGAGGAAGAACACCAGCAAATTAAAATAAGTAATATAATCTATATAACGGTGTTCAAAAAAGTCCTTGATAAAAACTTCAGCGGTTCCCTCCTGGAAAGTCAATATATATTTATTATGCCATAGATAAAAGTCGGGAAATTTGGGTTGGCTGGGAAAAGAAAAGCTCGGCGACAGGGTATGCGAACTATAGATCAACATATTGTCGTGATAAATCACAATCTCCGTTAATTCCTTCCCCCGCATCCAATTATCCAATTCGGACAGGTCCGACAAAGAGATATGATTGTCTTTAATATACTGCCGCAGGCTGGTTATTTTTTTCTCGATATGAGCAGAAATTACTTCCGGTTTTTTGCAATAATCGTGGATGATGCCGCGGGATAGGTATTGCAGACCGAGAAAAAGCAAAGCGGAAGCAAGGCATGCCAAAACAGCCGTTATCATCAAGGTTTGGGACAGCTTATATTCACGTTTTGCCCTATTCAATATAATACCCCTTTCCCCAAACAGTACGAATATACTGGGGACGCCCTAAATCCTTCTCTAATTTTCTTCTCAAGTTTTTAATATGGACCATGATCGTGTTATTGGAAAGAGGAAGAAAGGGCTCTTGCCAGATGTATTCGTAAATTTCCTTAGCGGAAAAAACCTTGCGGCGGTTGAGCAATAAGAGCCGAAACACCTGATATTCCATGCTGGTCAGGGCGATTTTTTCTCCCGAACGAGAAACTGCTCCCGTATCTAAATCAATATATAAATCCCCCAGCCTGAGTTCTTTTTTAGAGGCAGGCTCTTGCTTTTGGTAGATCAGATAGCGGCGCAGCAGTGCCTTTACCCGGGAAATCAATTCAATTGAAGAAAAAGGTTTGATAAGGTAATCGTCGCCGCCGCAGGTGAATCCTTCTGCTTTATCCGTATCCTGGTTTTTGGCGGTCAGGAATAAAATGGGGATGGTTGTGGTTTTGCGGATTTCCGAACATAGCTCAAACCCGGATTTTTCCGGCATCATAATATCCAGAATAGCCAAATCCACCTCAGGTGTAAGCCTTGCCAAGGCGGTGTCTGCGTCGGTAGCTTCCTGCACTGCAAAACCTTCCCTTTGCAGCAAGATATGAATAATTTCCCGTATTTCAGGATCGTCGTCCACCACAAGAATGGTTGAGTTTTCCGGCATGTTACCCTCCTCCTCCTTAAAGCTATCCCTGTACCCTTCCTCCAGACAAGGCGGGAAGCCGTTACCACTTGCTATACTTCTAACTATATGACTAACTATATCACGAAATATTAGTCGGGGAAATTCGGAGAGGGCAGGGAACTGCAGTACTTGTATTTTTTACTTGCAGACGGTATAATTTTATATAATTTAGATTATAATAATTATGATTATATAAAGAGTGGAGGGTGCGGCTGTGTTTGTTGGACGTGCAGAGGAATTACAGTTTTTACAGGATCGCTTCACCGCTAGAGGCGGGCAGCTTGTAATCCTGTACGGACGTCGACGGGTGGGTAAGACCGAGACTCTACGGAAGTTTTGCCAGGGCAAGTCCCATGTGTTTTACGCTTGCACAGAGAGCCCCGATGAGCAACAGCTGACCGCATTCAGCGAGCGGATGCTGCAAAAAGGGCTGCCCGCGGCGCAATACATCAAACGCTTCTCCGACTGGACGCAGGCGCTGGGAAGTGTCGCAGAGTTGCCGGGTGAGGAGAAAAAACTGCTGGTCATAGACGAGTTTCCCTATATGGTCAAGGGCAACGGCGCTATTCCATCCATCCTGCAAAATCTGTGGGATGAGAAGCTGAAAAATGAGAATGTACTGATTATTCTCTGCGGCAGCGCCATGTCTTTTATTGAGAAGGAAATTTTAGCAGAGAAAAATCCGCTGTATGGACGGGCCACCGGTATTCTCAAGATGAAGGCGATGGATTTTTACGATGCCATTCAGTTCGTGCCCCACTACAGCTCGCTGGATAAGATCACCACCTATGCCGTGCTGGGCGGCATCCCACACTACCTGAAACAGTTTGACGACAGCTTGTCATTAGGTGAAAATATCCGGCTCAATATCCTCTCCCGAGGCAGTATCTTGTACAGTGAGGTAGAATTTCTCATGCGGCAGGAATTGCGGGAAACGGCTACTTACAACGCCATCATTGAGGCGGTGGCCATGGGTAACACCAGGATGAACGACATCCATCAGAAAACACAGATTGAAAAAACCAAACTGAGTGTCTATCTGAAGAATCTCATCGACCTTGGCGTCCTGACTCGGGAGTTTCCAGTAGCGGACGGCGTCAAGGCACAGGCAAATATTCAGCGGGGAGTGTATCAGGTTACCGACAGCTTCTTCCGCTTTTGGTATGCTTTTGTGTTCCCCAACCTGTCCGAGCTGGAGGCAGGAGACGCCGAGGGTGTTTGGCGCTATGTGGTGAAGCCGGAGCTGGACAGATATACCTCTTATGTATTTGAGGACATTTGCCGTCAGTATTTGCGCCGGAAAAATCGGAAAAATGCTCTGCCCTTTCGCTTCACTAAGATTGGACGTTGGTGGAACAAGACCGATGAGCTGGACATAATGGCTACCGACCAAAACAAACAAAGATTTCTCTTGGGTGAATGCAAGTATAAAAACAGTGCGTTTAACCTTTCCGAGCTGAGGCAGATGCAGGCGAAGTTCATGCCAAAAGATAAAAACAACCGGATAGATTACTGGCTGTTCTCCAAAAGTGGCTTCACCGACGAGGTTATTCGCGCTGCGGTGGAGCAAGGCATTCAAACGGTGACAGCGGATCAATTGATTGAATAGTATAACCTATTTTTAATAGGTACGGATAATTGACTAAAAGATTCTTAGTTTAGGCCGAATCGGTTGCTTGAGCAGCTAATTCGGCCTAAATTATTTGAACAAGGAAATTCCGGAGAGGGCAGGGAACAAATTCTTGACAACCAAAGTTTCCCAAATTATAATAAAATGCGAATGCGAATTATATGCATTTAAAAAATCATAAAAAATTCAAGGAGGGTTTATTGAAAATGAAAAGACTTTGGAGTAAAATCCTAGTTGGAGGCTTGGTTCTGTTCCTGATGGCGGGGTGCAGCCAGGTGCAGAATTCTTCTTCTCCAAATACGAATGATAAGCAAACTCAAAGTGAAAAGCTATCCGTTTATACCAGTTTTTATCCAATGTATGATTTTGCGGCAAAGATCGGCGGGGATAAGATTGCCGCAGTGAATATGGTCCCGGCCGGAATGGAGCCCCATGATTGGGAGCCTTCTGCCGCCGATATTACGGGGCTGGAAAAGGCGGATGTCTTTGTCTATAACGGAGCCGGTATGGAGCATTGGGTGGAGGATGTTCTGGAATCCCTCCAGAATAAAGCCCTGATTGCTGTGGAAGCCTCCAAAGATATTACCCTCAGAGAGGGGCACCATAAACACGACCATGAAGATGAGCATGAAGACGAAGGAAAAGAACATGAAGAAGGGGAGGATCATGAGAACGAAGGAAAGCAATATGACCCCCATACCTGGCTCAGTCCCCTGAATGCCAAAAAGCAGATGGAGACGATTAAGGATGCTCTTGTTCAAGCCGACCCGGACAACAAGGATTATTATGAAGCCAACTATGTAAAGTACGCAGCTGATTTGGATGGGCTGGACAAAGAATTTAAGGATACTCTTGCCCCTCTGCCGAAAAAGGATATTATTGTTTCCCATGAGGCCTTTGGCTATCTGTGCGGGGCTTACGGACTCAATCAGATTGGCATCGAAGGGCTGGCTCCTGATTCCGAACCGGATCCGGCAAGGATGGCTGAGGTGATTGAATTCGCCAAAGAGCATGAGGTTAAGGTTATTTTCTTTGAAGAGCTGGTAAGTCCGAAAGTCGCCGAGACCATTGCCAAAGCTACCGGAGCCAAAACGGCAGTGCTCAGTCCCATTGAAGGGCTTAGTGATGAGCAGCAGGCGGCGGGAGATGATTATCTGGCCGTGATGCGTCAGAATTTGGAGGCGTTGAAAGCGGCATTGCAATAAGGAGTTGTGCATGTCTAACATAATAGAAATAGATGACTTAGGTTTCAGTTATGGAAATGAGCCGGTTTTTTCAAAAATCGGCTTCTCTGTTTATAAGGGAGATTTTGCCGCGATCATCGGTGCCAACGGTGCCGGCAAAAGCACCCTGCTGCGGCTTATCCTGGGAGAGCTCGTTCCCAATGCAGGCTCTGTCCGTCTGTTCGGTCAGGATAGCCGCCGGTTCAGGAACTGGCCGAAAATCGGTTATGTGCCCCAGGCCGGGCAGCACTCCAACGCCAATTTTCCTGCTACCGCGGAGGAAATTGTCAGGGCTAATCTTTTTTCACAGATCGGGCTGCTCCGGTTCCCCGGGAAAGAGCACCGTGATAAAGTACAGCGGGCTCTTGAGCTGGTGGGTATGGAGGGATACGCCAAGCGCATGATTGGTGAGCTTTCAGGGGGGCAGCAGCAGAGGATTATGCTGGCCAGGGTATTGGCCGGCGACCCGGAAATTATGATTCTTGATGAGCCTACCACTGGAGTGGATGCCCAAACCGTACAATCCCTCTATGAGCTGCTGGCGAGACTTAATCAGGAGAACGGGCTGACCATTGTGATGGTCACCCATGATATCAGCCGGGCGGCCAATTATGTGTCAAGGATTCTCTGTCTGGAAGAAGGCTCCCTTGTGGAACTGGGGAAAACGCAGATCGAAGAGGAGCTTTTGCATAAGCACAAGCACCCTGGGCAGGAATTTTCGAAGGAGGGAAAAGGAAAATATGAGTGTGATTGCCATTCTGGAATATGATTTTATGCGCCGGGCTTTTATCGTGGGAATTCTGCTGGCCGTGATTATTCCCTGTATTGGCATCATCGTGGTCCTGAAGCGCCTCTCCATGATCGGCGATGCCTTGTCCCATACCTCTCTGGCCGGTGTGGCCGCCGGCCTGATCATGGGAATCAACCCTATACTGGGTGCGGTTACGGCCTGTATCGCCGCTGCTTTGGGCATTGAGTTTATCCGTAAAAAAATCCCCAAATTCTCAGAGATGTCCATCGCCATCGTGATGTCGGCAGGCATCGGTTTGGCCGGGGTGTTATCCGGTCATGTCAAAAATGCGGCCAATTTTAACAGCTTTTTGTTTGGAAGCATCGTATCGATCAGTGATTTTGAAATGATCCTGGTGGCAGGCATCAGTTGTATCGTGATGCTTGCTTTCATCCTTTTGTACAAAGAGTTATTCTATATTGCCTTGGATGAAAGGGCGGCACGGCTGGCGGGCATTCCGGTGGGTGTGATCAATTTTATCTTTACCATACTGACGGCGGTAACGGTATCCGTTGCCGCCCGCACGGTGGGAGCGCTGATCGTTTCCTCAATGATGGTTGTTCCGGTGGCTTGCGCCATGCAGGTTGGCAAAAGTTATCGGCAGACGGTTATTTATGGGGTCATCTTTGCGGTTGCTTTTACAGTGACTGGATTGTTTCTATCCTATTACCTGAAGTTGAAACCCGGGGGCACTATCGTCCTGATCGGCGTCCTCTGCCTGGTCGTGATGTTGCTTATCAAGCAAATAATTTCCATGCTTAGGCGAACGGAGTTTAAAATGTAGCCCGTATATTCTATAATTAATGCAGTTATTGAAAGAGGTGATGATCATGAAAGAAGTAAACAATAACTGGCCTGCCGGTGTCAAAAGAACCAAACCGCGGGAGAGTGTACTTTCTGTCCTTGAGCATGCCCCCAAGCCTCTCAGTGCTGTGGAGATCTGTTCCGAGATCGAAAAAGAAGGGGAAGCCCCCTGGCTGTCCACCATTTATCGGATACTGGAGCTTTTTGTCAAGAAAGGCGTAGTTGTTAAAATTGCCGTGCTGAACAATGAGATGGCCCTTTATGAACTGAACCGTTTTCAGCATAAGCATTACGCCATCTGTTTGGGCTGCCATAAAATTGTCACGATGAATAATTGCCCGATGGAGAAATTTATCCCGAAAATCGAGGATGATGATTTCCGGGTGCTGGGCCATAATTTAGAAGTGTACGGCTACTGCCGGGAATGCTCTGTTAAATAATAATGCAGACCCTCACCTGATTTCAGGCTTATTTCCTGTGTACAGGCATATAGTTTATAGATAGAAAAATAAGAGGAGGGTATCGATGGGGACAGAAATCTATATTATTTCCGGGTTTCTGGGAGTAGGCAAAACCACCTTAATCCAAAAAATGCTTAAAGAGGCATTCCAGGGGGAAAAAGTAGTTCTGATCGAAAATGATTTCGGTGAGATCAGCGTCGATGCGGCCTTGCTTAAATCAGGCGGTGTGGAAGTCAAAGAAATCAGTGCCGGGTGCATTTGCTGCAGCCTTTCCGGCGATTTCGTGAAAGCCCTTAAAGATCTTTTGCTCCGTTTTCACCCTGATAAAATTATTATTGAGCCTTCCGGTGTCGGCAAGCTTTCCGATGTTATGAAAGCTTGTTCCGATCCGCGTATTGTACTCAATGCCAAAGTGCAGGGCAAAATTACGGTGGTGGATGTGAAACGCTGCCAAATGCACCTCGATAACTTTGGCGAATTTTTCGAAGATCAGATTCGCAACGCCGATGTGGTTGTGTTCAGCCGCACGGAAAGTTTCCCCTCCAAAATAGGGGATGGGGAAAAAATAATCAAAAAGCTGAACCCTCACGGAAGGGTCCTGACCAAGCCGTGGTCTCAAATCAATACGGCGGAACTTTTAAATCCCCGGAGCCACAAGTCTACAGGCCGGTGCTGCCATGGTCATAATGACAATAATCATGATGGTGATCATCATCATGACCATCACCATCACCATCACCATCATCGCCATGACCATGCAGCGGACTGCGGCCACCCAGAGGGGTGTGAACATAACAGCCGGGCGGAAGATGTCTTTGATACCGTCACTATCCGGACAAAGCGGGTATTCGATACTGAAGATTTAAAGGCCAAGGTCGTGAAAATGGAGAACAGTGCCAAGGGAACGATCCTGCGGGCTAAAGGGATCGTCCGCGGCTCCAAGGGTTATTTAAACCTGCAATATCTCCCCGGGGATATTCGGATTACAGGCTGCCAGGCCAGGGGTGATATGCTCTGCATCATCGGCCGCAACCTCAACCGGCAGGAGCTGTGCGCCATTTTTAGCGGGGAGTGATGGGATGGCGATACCGGTTTATGTAGTGACCGGCTTCCTGGATGCCGGCAAGACGACCTTTTTGAATAATCTGTTGAACAAGTATAGCTGGCGGGATGTCAGGACCTTTGTCATCCAGTTCGAGTCCGGTGAAGAGGAGTTTCAGGCACGGCATCTCAATTGCTATAAGCTTAACGTCCCCAAGAAAATTTTAGAGCAGCGGCCCGAGCAAATCGTCGAACGAATCTGCAGCAGCATAGAGGAGCGCCGGTTTGATGAGATTTGGATTGAGTGGAATGGCGTCGTTCCCTTTGCAGAGCTGCAGGCGTTGTTTTTGCATCCCTCCCTGCGGAGCCTCTGCCAAATTCAAAAAATGGTGCATATTGCCGATGGGGAGAACATAGAAAACCTGTTGGGCAGGACGGGAGCCTCTTTGCCGGAACAGATTGCCAACAGCGATTTTGTCGTGATGCGCAATGTGGATTCGGCGGGTACTTACCGCCGGATTCGGCGCCTCGTCAACGGGATCAATCCCGGTGTCCCCCTCTATAAGGTAAAAGAGTATCATGATTTCTATAAACAGCTTTTCGGGAAGAAGGAGCATCCGGTCAATCTTTTTTTGATCATGGTTATCGCCATGAGCGCCCTGTACTTCATGGCCAAGCCGGTCCTGGAGGGGGCGAAGATCCCGGTCAACACCATTGTCAATGTATTCTTGGGGATTATCCTGCAAGCAGTCCCTTTTTTATTGATTGGGGTACTGCTTTCCTCCGCCATTCAGGTCTTTATCCCCCAAAGCTTTATTGAGCGCCGCTTTCCCAAATCCATTG
This genomic stretch from Desulfitobacterium chlororespirans DSM 11544 harbors:
- a CDS encoding ABC transporter substrate-binding protein; amino-acid sequence: MNKPKLHLLRKRFAPLLILLVVVLLVGLPGCSPSPTTSKAPEEGKKEELVLAVGMADYGMFDPKKTWGAIGQIRLTHSSLLKATKDLTFVGDLAKSFETSKDGTTWTFKIRNDAKFSNGDPVTIEDVLFTYEMLKEDGIAFDLSFVDKMEITGKDTIVFTLQEPRSTFVSQLSEIGIVPKHIYDDNYSKNPIGSGPYQVTQYNDGEQIIMDYNPYWYGEEPHFKKLTFLLLEEDAAFAAAKAGQVDICYIPPKFAGQTLPGMTLHVLESVDSRGITLPVLPSGGTGYINANEVKVGNDITSHLAIRQALNIGLSRQGIIDVTMDGYGKAAYSIVDGTPWFNEKTVIEDGRVEEAKQLLADAGWADTNKDGIVEKDGLKAEFDLYFPSSDQLRGDIALAVADQALSLGIKINLIGATWDEIFIQGKANACLWGGGRLHPHQLYTMYSSKVLNHGYNNMTHYIHPVVDDHLDKAMHASTQEEANKYWKLAQWDGKTGFSPLGDVPIVWLARVDHLYLVNDKVNIGNQLMHSHGYEFGLFGNITEWSINP
- a CDS encoding ABC transporter permease gives rise to the protein MSQKILRRFLRMITLMLGLSILTFWLIHLSPIDPVNAYAISDTSMSQQQLEKLKEYWGVNKSPVEQYFSWAGALLQGDFGMSKLYRVPVIDIIKSRAMTSFALMGTAWLLSGVFGYILGAVAAMRRGKLLDRFIKWYSYILVSIPTFLLALILLLVFAVWLGMFPIGLTKPIGLADADVTLVDRLRHFILPALTLSLLGVANIAMHTREKMIDILNTEYVTFARARGETTWQIFKNHGFRNSIIPAISIQFAYFSELFGGSVLAEQVFAYPGLGSTLTTAGLKGDLPLLLGIILIASLFVFIGNFIADILNTIVDPRIKRGELRC
- a CDS encoding ABC transporter permease — its product is MLEQLGRKEDVLLDMGKTGNVRKKIIWMIGFSACLIGLILIFSFILSSDNLRVNNTSKNLMPSLQHLFGTDWLGRDMFTRTMKGLRLSLAVGIFATVISVTVATLLGTAAALFGKKIDELISWLIDLFIGMPHLIFMILICYIVGGGIRGIVIGVAMTHWTSLARVVRAEVLQIKSAEYIQLSQSYGKSAWYIARKHVMPSVFPQIMIGSFLMFPHVILHEAALTFLGFGLSPQTPAVGIILSEAMSHLSTGQWWLILFPGILLILVAKSFDNIGEQLRILLDPTSSNE
- a CDS encoding ABC transporter ATP-binding protein, whose product is MLKAAQPLLKVENLSIGFSQYFRGTQKRLIQPIANLHVDIAEGEIVAVVGASGSGKSLLAHAVLGILPTNAICSGSIMYRGEELTKRRKEELRGREISFIPQSVNYLDPLMPVGKQVQIGLAKQKAQERQNMLFAHYGLKESDGKLYPHELSGGMLRRVLFATSVREGVKLVIADEPTPGIHPQALAEILKQLQQFAREGAGVMLITHDIMSALEIADRVAVIKDGQTIEISPVSAFSGTGEQLQTDYARKLWRALPQNDFACQELRWEA
- a CDS encoding ABC transporter ATP-binding protein, with protein sequence MALSGENLGVCYQKDQWIFKNMNIKVLPGQVLGLSGYSGCGKTTLARVLAGYIHPQTGRVSVDAQPLAPKGFRPVQLIYQHPEKAINPRWKMEDVLTETYTPSQDILDAFGIREDWRKRWPIELSGGELQRFCIVRALNPQTRYIIADEMTTMLDAITQARIWHGFLDICQSRKIGVIVVSHEISLLNRLCDNVIKVGNT
- a CDS encoding HAMP domain-containing sensor histidine kinase — its product is MNRAKREYKLSQTLMITAVLACLASALLFLGLQYLSRGIIHDYCKKPEVISAHIEKKITSLRQYIKDNHISLSDLSELDNWMRGKELTEIVIYHDNMLIYSSHTLSPSFSFPSQPKFPDFYLWHNKYILTFQEGTAEVFIKDFFEHRYIDYITYFNLLVFFLCFITIMVFFIHKKVSYINTLEKEIRILEGGDLHYSITIKGNDELASLAQEIDEMRKAFIAREDYAERVRVATNTLMAGVSHDLRTPLTALIGYLEVLEGEDIPARESPFLRKCKNRALQIKDLINHLFDYFFISTNDYKEIDLKHYPAQEVLREMIHEHIYLMEQSGFTVSSTIELPERTIKVDPGMIQRIFDNMLSNVQRHADPAHPIRLYSTIDSGELVLVFENHGQHSLEPTPKTGLGLNNCQKIMLLHQGWFIYRQNDHVFTVQLSFPLI
- a CDS encoding response regulator transcription factor, with the protein product MPENSTILVVDDDPEIREIIHILLQREGFAVQEATDADTALARLTPEVDLAILDIMMPEKSGFELCSEIRKTTTIPILFLTAKNQDTDKAEGFTCGGDDYLIKPFSSIELISRVKALLRRYLIYQKQEPASKKELRLGDLYIDLDTGAVSRSGEKIALTSMEYQVFRLLLLNRRKVFSAKEIYEYIWQEPFLPLSNNTIMVHIKNLRRKLEKDLGRPQYIRTVWGKGYYIE